ACAACGCTTCCTGCGCCCCTTCCAGCAGGCTGGCAGCGTGCGACAGGCGGCTGTGCTCGTTCGTGATGTCCGTCCATTCACCGGGCTTGGCGGCGAGTTTTTCCAGTTCGCCCACTTGCCATTCCAGGCGTTCACGCTCGTACAGCACATTGGCGGCATTCGTTTCAAATTCTTCGCGCTGGCGCACGAGCGCACGCCAGCGCTTGTGCAGGGCCGCCACTTGCCGCGCATCCTGTTCCGCGCCCGCTTCGCGCGCCGTCGCCTGGCCATCGAGCAAGGCGCGCTGCGCCTCGCTTTTCAGCAGGGACTGGTGCGCGTGCTGGCCGTGGATATCGACCAGCATGTCACCGAGTTCGCGCAGCTGCGCGGCCGTGGCGGGGATGCCGTTGATGTACGCTTTCGAGCGGCCCGCATTGTCGATTACGCGGCGCAGCAGCGCGCCGCCATCGTCGTTGGCGAATTCATTGGCCACCAGCCAGGCTTGCGCCACGTCGCTGACGGAAAAATCGGCCGTGATGTCGGCCTTGGCCGCGCCTTCGCGCACCACGCTGGCGTCGCCGCGCCCGCCCAGCGCCAGGGTCAGCGCATCGATGAGGATGGACTTGCCGGCGCCCGTCTCGCCCGTCAGCACGCTGAAGCCGGCGGAAAATTCCAGTTCAATGGTATCGACAATGACAAAATCGCGAATGGACAGTGTATGGAGCATGGCTTCAGTGGTTAGGCGGCGCACCGCGGGTTAGCGAGGAGAAAAAATTAGCTGAGCTTGCCCTCGCCAGACGGGTACTCATTCCAGTGCAGTTTTTCACGCAGGGTGTTGTAGTAACTCCACCCTTCCGGATGCAGGAAGGTAATCGTGTGCGGCGAACGGCGGATGAGGATGCGGTCTTGCTGCACCAGGCTGGCAAAGGTCTGCATGTCGAAATTGACGCTGATATCGCGCCCGCGCACGATTTCCACGACGATCTGGCTGGAGTCGGGCAGGACGATGGGCCGGTTCGACAGCGCATGCGGGGCAATCGGCACGAGCACGATGCCGCCCAGGGTCGGGTGCAGCAGCGGGCCGCCGGCCGACAGCGAATACGCGGTCGAGCCCGTGGGCGTGGAAATGATCAGGCCATCGGAACGCTGGTTGTACATGAAGTGGCCATCGACCTCGACGCGCAATTCGGCCATGCCGGCACCGCCGCCGCGCGAAACGACGACATCGTTGACGGCCATGCCCACGTGGATCGACTCGCCGTCGCGCAGCACACTGCCTTCGAGCAAGGTGCGGCGTTCGGCCTTGAAGCGGCCGCCAAGAATTTGCGCCAGCACGGGCAGCATGCGCTCAAGCGGAATGTCGGTCATGAAGCCCAGACGCCCCTGATTGATACCGATCAAGGGCACGTCGAATGGCGCCAGCTGGCGCGCAATGCCCAGCATGGTGCCGTCACCGCCCATGACGATGGCGCAATCGGCGGCGGCGCCGATCTCGGCCGGCGACATGGCGCGCACGCCGGGAAACGCCAGGTTCAGGTGCGCGGCCGTTTCCGCCTCGAAGACCACCGTGTGGCCCAGCACTTGCAGGAAATCGACGATGCTTTTCACGGGCTCGGCAATGCCATCCGTATTCTGGCGCACGACGAGGGCGATGGTCTTGGCGCCCAGGTTGAAGCGCTCGCCCGGGGCTGGCAAGGTCGCGGCTGGCTGTTCGGCGCGTTGTTCGGCGTGTGTATCGACGGGCATAAGAGTCTCGGTAGTGAATTCGGTGGCAAACCGCCCCAGGCTGTCGCGTCGCACGCCGGCATCGCATGTACTGTATATATGCACAGTATAGTGCGGCTGCCGTGTACCCGCAAGGGGCGTTCTTGGTGTTGCATGCAGTGTAGCGCAGAAAAAGAATCGTCCATGCGTGCGCCAGCGCTCCCTGCAGGGGCAAATCCGCTTGCGCGCGGCCCAGGGCGGCGGGACACTGGCCTCACATCATTTTTACTGTCAGGAGGCCATATGGTTGCCCAGCATAGCGAACGCAAGATCAATACCGATGAAAAGGTCAAGAATGACGGCGTCGACCGTCTGCCGCACGAGCGCGACGAATCGCCCGATGCGCAAAACGTGCGCCCGCGCAAAATCATGCAGCAGGCGGCCAGCGACCTGGAACAGGGCCTGGTCGACACGGACCGCCACGCCCAGCCCGGCGTGGAAAAGGTCAAGCCGGCCGCGCCGCAACAGGCCCGCCCCGACACGCAACTGGAACCAAAGAAGGCACGCTGAGTCGAACTGTCAGGCCCGCGACTTTGCCGACTCCGCGCCGTGTAGGCATTGGCGCCGCACATGCGCCCCCTGTGTGGCGCAACGAACGGAAGGGCAAAGGAGGCTCGCGCATGATGGACACTCGAACCAC
Above is a genomic segment from Janthinobacterium sp. 64 containing:
- a CDS encoding NAD kinase — translated: MPVDTHAEQRAEQPAATLPAPGERFNLGAKTIALVVRQNTDGIAEPVKSIVDFLQVLGHTVVFEAETAAHLNLAFPGVRAMSPAEIGAAADCAIVMGGDGTMLGIARQLAPFDVPLIGINQGRLGFMTDIPLERMLPVLAQILGGRFKAERRTLLEGSVLRDGESIHVGMAVNDVVVSRGGGAGMAELRVEVDGHFMYNQRSDGLIISTPTGSTAYSLSAGGPLLHPTLGGIVLVPIAPHALSNRPIVLPDSSQIVVEIVRGRDISVNFDMQTFASLVQQDRILIRRSPHTITFLHPEGWSYYNTLREKLHWNEYPSGEGKLS